From the Oceanotoga teriensis genome, the window TAGATCCAAAAACGGGGTATCCAGCAAATGATGCTGTTAGCACTACAGTTATAGCTGATGATTTGATGAATGCAGATGCTTTTGCTACTGCGGCATTTATACTTGGAATAAACAATCCTTCATTAGATTATTTTACAAATTTTGGACTTCAAGTTTTTATAATAGGCAAAGATAAATCTACTAAAGAAACTCAAGGTTTTGATTATTTTAGGGAGAAAGGAAGATAATGAAATTAATAAATAAAAAAGATATAATAATAATAATTGGTATTATTATTATATCTTTAGTATTCATTTTAATAAATAAAAGTGATAAAAAAATAAGGGGTGCTGATGTTTATATAAAAAATGAAAAAGTAATGGAAATAACGAAAGAAGGAACATATACATTATTTGATGAAAATGAAATACCAATAATGAAAATAGAATATTTAAATCAAAAAATTAGAGCTGTAGAATCGAATTGTCCATTACAAATATGTGTGAATATGGGATGGGTTGACAGTCCAAATCATGAAATCATATGTATACCAAATAAAGTTATAATAAAACCTATTGGAAAAGATGAAACTGGAGTTGATCTATTGACATGGTAAAATCAAAAAGTATATCTTATATTTCAATATTAACAGCTATGGCATCTGCAATATATTATGTTGAAACATTTTTACCTTTACCTGTAGGTGTACCAGGTGCTAGATGGGGATTTTCTAATTTTCCAATAATAATATCTGTTATTGAAAATATGGGATTTGTTAATATAATGATGATAGCTTTATTAAAGACAGTTATAGGTTCTATATTAAGCGGGAAATTTCTTGCTCCAACATTTTATTTGGGATTAAGTGGAGCATTAGCTTCTGCTTTGATGATGTATTTAATGAATAAAATATTTAAAAAACTTTCTATACTTGGAATAAGCGAAATAGGAGCTTTTTTTTCAAATACTGCACAAATAATAGTTGCAGGAGTTTTTATAGTAAAATCTAAAGGAATAGTGTATTATTATCCATATATGATACTATTTGGAGCCTTAACGGCATTTATAAATGCATATGTCGTAAAAATAGTGAAAAGGAGTGTAAAATTTGATAACAACTAATAATAATATAGTATTAGGATCAAAATCTCCGAGAAGACAATCTTTATTGAAATTTATAGTTAATGATTTTAAGATAAGAACTTCAGATATAAATGAAGAATATTGTAGCAAAAATGCAGATGATATAGTTGAAGAAATCTCAGAGAAAAAAAGTAAATCTATAAAAATACAAAAAGAAGAAATATTGATAACTTCTGATACAATGGTTTTTTATGAAAATTATAAACTTGGAAAACCTCGAAATAAAGATGAGGCTTTTAAAATGTTATCAATGCTTTCTGGCAAAAAACATTATGTTTATACTGGAATAACATTTAGAACTTTAAGTAATATAACAACTTTTAATGAAAAAACAGAAGTATATTTTAGAAAATTGGATGAACAAATTATAGATTATTATATAGAAAATTTTAATGTATATGATAAAGCTGGAGCATATGGAATTCAAGACTTTGGAGCTGTTTTAGTAGAAAAAATAAATGGTGATTATTACAATATAATGGGGTTTCCAATTTCAAAAATATATTACAATCTTATTGATTTCATGCGGGGGGATGGAATTGAATACAGAATTATTACCAAGGGAAAAATTACTTAGTTATGGATCGGAAAGACTTACTGACCAAGAACTCATTGCTATAATCTTGAGAAGAGGTGTAAAAGGGGCAAATGTTTTTGAAGTATCAAAAAAAATTATAGAAAAATATGAAAATTTTATTCAATTATATGATATAAGTATAGAAGAACTTCAAAAAATAAAAGGGGTAGGTCAAGTTTCAGCTATAAATTTAAAAGCCTCTTTAGAAATGGGAAAAAGATATCATATACAAAAAATGAGATATAAAAGCAAAAAAATGGAATCTCCATTGAATGTTTATAACTATTGTGAAGATCTTATACATTCAGACAAAGAGATAGTAAGAGTTTTAATATTAGATTCGAAATTAAATCTTATAATACATGAAGATGTAAGTATTGGTACAGCAAATGCTTCTATAGCCCATCCAAGAGATATATTTAAAAAAGCAATTATACATAATGCTGTATCTATAATTCTTGTTCATAATCATCCTTCGGGAGATCCAAGGCCAAGTATGCAAGACTATGATCTTACAGAAAAAGTAAAACAATCTGGAGAAATCCTGGGAATAAAATTACAAGATCATATAATAATAGGTAAAAATAAATATTATAGTTTTAATATATCCAGGATGGTGGAACTTGATGACAGATGACAAAAAATTTGAAAATATAATGAAATTAAAGAGAGAATTCGAAAAAGATCTCATAAAACAAGGGAAAAAAATAGAACCAAAAAAAGAAAAAACTAAACCTACTATATATAAACCAGATATAGATCAAATATCAATAAATGTTCCCGTGCAAAATATTAAGACATGGGTTGATTTTGTTTTATATGATATAGAATTAGAAGATGAAAAACTTTCATTGATATTTGAAAATAGATTGAGTTCAAAATCTCCAATGCAATATTATAATCAATTTGGTTTAATGCATATGTTAAGAAATGATTATGATAAGGCTGAAAACTTTTTTTTAACTGGAAATGATATCGAATCAAGATTTAATTTAGGAATGTTAAAGATATTTAGAAAAGATAAAGACATATTAAATTATACTAAGAGTTTTTTAGATAATCACAGAAAAAGTCCATATCCTTATTTATTATTATGTACATTATCTTTAGTACAAGAAAAGTATTCAATGGCAGCAAAATTTTTAAAAATAGCTAATGACTATTTAAATTATTCTTTTATAAGTATGGCAACAGCACTTTATGATAAAGATATACAAAAAGCATCAAGTTATATATCAAAAGCATTCCTCGAAGGAAAAGCTAAAAAAACTATAAATATATTAAATTTTTATATAGGACAATATTCTAATGATATAGAAAAATCGATTTCAGCATTGGCCTCATTGAGAAAAGATAATTTTCCTTGTGTATCCTGTATAAAAGATTTCAATAATAACAAAGCTAATTCTAAAATACCTGATTATTGTTCATTTTCAAAAACTATATATTCTTATGTAGATCAAAATAAAATAATACCTTATTCTGTGAATACAATAGCTGCTGAAATAATTAAATCTTTTAATATGAAAGATGAAGAAAAAACTAACAAATTAATTCAAAAACTTATAAATTCATATGATGGTATAAATGTTTTATTTTTCAAAACTAAAACGAATGAATTGAAAAAGGGATTAAAAACTAATGGGTTTTATCATGAAGAAAATACTTATAGAGTTGGATTAACCGATGGAAAAAATTATTATAAAGAAATAGTTCAAGTTATAGAAAACCTTTATGAAAGATATCATACTTATTTTGATTTTATGATAGATATACCATTTTATGAAAGTTTAAAAATAGTTTTAGGTTGGAAAACTTGCAAAAGAATATATTAAAAATAGGAGGATAAAAATGGAAAATAAAGAATTAAAAGAAATGATAGATCAAGAAATAAAAAGAGTTAACAATGATTATATTATGCAAGAAAAAAATATAACAATTGAACCTAAAGACATGGCAAAATATATAGACCATACAGTCTTAAAAGCCGAAACAACTCCACAAGATATAGTAAAACTATGTAAAGAAGCGAAAGAAAATCATTTCTTTTCAGTATGCATAAATCCTGCATATGTTTCATTAGCTAAAGAAGAACTTGAAAATAGTGAAGTGAAAATAGCTACAGTTATAGGATTTCCTCTTGGTGCAAATGATACAACAGTAAAAGCCTATGAAACTCAAATTGCTCGTGAAGATGGTGCAGATGAATTTGATATGGTTATAAATGTTGGGATGCTTAAAAATAAATATTATGATTATGTATTAAATGATATAAAATCAGTAGTAGAAGCTGCTGATGGAAAACTTGTAAAAGTTATAATAGAAACATGTTATTTAACAAAAGAGGAAAAGATAGCTGCATGTTTATTATCAAAATTAGCTGGAGCTCAATTTGTAAAAACTTCTACAGGATTTGGAACGAATGGGGCAACAAAAGAAGATGTATCATTGATGAAATTTGTAGTTGGTGATGAATTAAAAGTAAAAGCCTCAGGAGGAGTTAGAGACTTTGATGGAGCTTTAACTATGATAAAAAACGGTGCAGAAAGAATAGGTGCAAGTGCAGGAATAAAGATAATAAATTCATAAATAAAAAGGGTCGTTAAAAACGACCCTTTATCTTTTGAAACCCTAACGGGTGATTATGGTTAAATTAGTCAGCGAGTGTAACGTTTGAAGCTTGTGGTCCTTTTTCGCCTTCAACAATTTCAAATTCTACATTCTGATTTTCTTCTAATTTCTTGTAACCATCCATAGTAATTGCTGAGAAATGAACAAATACATCATTTCCATCTTCTGCTGTGATGAAACCATAACCCTTTTTTGAATCAAACCATTTTACTGAACCTTTCACTATTTTACCTCCAAATTAAACTGAGCCACCCACTGCAGACATCAGTTTTGATACTATACATATATTATATATAATTTTAGAAAAAATATCAAGTAAAATAATTGTAACGAACTCAATGTGTTTTATTTTTTTATATTAAATATCTTACCTTTCTTTTAATAGATTAAGTATAAAAAACATAAATATCTTCTTTTATAAACGAATAAATCTTAAAAGAGAAATAAAATTAACTTTAATTTAAATTAAAAGTGATAAAATATATTAAGAAAAATTAAATAAAAAACAGGGGAGCTCAAATGCTGAGAGGATGTAAAAAACATCGACCCTAAAACCTGATCCAGATAATGCTGGCGTAGGAAGTTAAAAATAAAACTCTTATACCAGTCTTGGTATAAGAGTTTTTTTTGGAGGTGTAGTATGAAAAAATTGGGATTATTATTTATGACTGTCATTTTATTAGGTGTTATAACATTTTCAAATGGGTTAACTATTTATACATATGAAAGTATGAGTTGGATAGAAGATAATCTTGTACAAAAGTTTGAAAAAAAGTATAATACTAATATAAGAGTTATAAAATTAGGTGATGCAGGTGGAATAGTATCAAGATTAATACTTGAACAAAGAAATCCAAAAGCTGATTTAGTTATTGGTTTGGATCAATCACTTGCAGTAAAAGCTTT encodes:
- a CDS encoding NusG domain II-containing protein, with protein sequence MKLINKKDIIIIIGIIIISLVFILINKSDKKIRGADVYIKNEKVMEITKEGTYTLFDENEIPIMKIEYLNQKIRAVESNCPLQICVNMGWVDSPNHEIICIPNKVIIKPIGKDETGVDLLTW
- a CDS encoding Gx transporter family protein; the protein is MVKSKSISYISILTAMASAIYYVETFLPLPVGVPGARWGFSNFPIIISVIENMGFVNIMMIALLKTVIGSILSGKFLAPTFYLGLSGALASALMMYLMNKIFKKLSILGISEIGAFFSNTAQIIVAGVFIVKSKGIVYYYPYMILFGALTAFINAYVVKIVKRSVKFDNN
- a CDS encoding Maf family protein, encoding MITTNNNIVLGSKSPRRQSLLKFIVNDFKIRTSDINEEYCSKNADDIVEEISEKKSKSIKIQKEEILITSDTMVFYENYKLGKPRNKDEAFKMLSMLSGKKHYVYTGITFRTLSNITTFNEKTEVYFRKLDEQIIDYYIENFNVYDKAGAYGIQDFGAVLVEKINGDYYNIMGFPISKIYYNLIDFMRGDGIEYRIITKGKIT
- the radC gene encoding RadC family protein produces the protein MNTELLPREKLLSYGSERLTDQELIAIILRRGVKGANVFEVSKKIIEKYENFIQLYDISIEELQKIKGVGQVSAINLKASLEMGKRYHIQKMRYKSKKMESPLNVYNYCEDLIHSDKEIVRVLILDSKLNLIIHEDVSIGTANASIAHPRDIFKKAIIHNAVSIILVHNHPSGDPRPSMQDYDLTEKVKQSGEILGIKLQDHIIIGKNKYYSFNISRMVELDDR
- the deoC gene encoding deoxyribose-phosphate aldolase; the encoded protein is MENKELKEMIDQEIKRVNNDYIMQEKNITIEPKDMAKYIDHTVLKAETTPQDIVKLCKEAKENHFFSVCINPAYVSLAKEELENSEVKIATVIGFPLGANDTTVKAYETQIAREDGADEFDMVINVGMLKNKYYDYVLNDIKSVVEAADGKLVKVIIETCYLTKEEKIAACLLSKLAGAQFVKTSTGFGTNGATKEDVSLMKFVVGDELKVKASGGVRDFDGALTMIKNGAERIGASAGIKIINS
- a CDS encoding cold shock domain-containing protein, with the protein product MKGSVKWFDSKKGYGFITAEDGNDVFVHFSAITMDGYKKLEENQNVEFEIVEGEKGPQASNVTLAD